The region CTTCTTGGGCTTCTCGGCCATCTCTTCAAGCTCCGCCAGTCCAGCGATCTCTTCCATTGGCGCTGCCTCCTCCTCACTGCCCTCGGCCTTAGCAAGGACCTCTTCGACGTCGCGCGTCACGGCCACGGGGGGCGTGGGCCTGTAGGAGCCGCTGGCCATCTTGGCGCCGCAGTGCCTGCAGACCCAGATGCCGCTCGCGGTCCTGCCGAGCGCCACTGCTCTGCAATACCGGCACTCGTGCCTGCCCTTGCTCACCGCTTCGACGTCCGCTATCCGCTTCCTGACAGTGACGCCGTATCTCGGGCCGAACCTGCCGGACGAACCTACCTTCTTAGTTCTCTTGGACATATCATCCCGTCCCTCAGAGCTTGGAGCGTATCTCCGCCCCGATTCTCCTAGACATGCCAACGACTTTGGACACTTCTTCCAGCGTGAATGCTCCTGCCAAACCCTTCTGCATCGCGCACAGGTTTCCTGTCTCGATCGTGGCGACCGTGAGCCTGGCATCCGCCACCCTCTCCTCGTCGTGGGTGGGGTCGAGCAGTATCTTGCCGTCTATCTTGACTGCAGTGATGGAGATTGGTTGGTGCAGCACGGGCAGCGGGTAGTCTTCTCCCTTGCCCGCCCTCTTCGCAGGAACGAT is a window of Candidatus Thermoplasmatota archaeon DNA encoding:
- a CDS encoding 50S ribosomal protein L37ae produces the protein MSKRTKKVGSSGRFGPRYGVTVRKRIADVEAVSKGRHECRYCRAVALGRTASGIWVCRHCGAKMASGSYRPTPPVAVTRDVEEVLAKAEGSEEEAAPMEEIAGLAELEEMAEKPKKRKKKE